In the Leptotrichia sp. oral taxon 847 genome, one interval contains:
- a CDS encoding sulfate/molybdate ABC transporter ATP-binding protein, producing MYVELKNVNKMYNDYKASNDINLGIKKGKLVALLGPSGSGKSTILRMIAGLETPDSGEIIIDKKVVNDILPSKRGIGFVFQNYALFRYMTVFDNIAFGLKIMKEKKSVIKERVEKLMKLVNIENLGDRYPNQLSGGQRQRVAFARALAPNPELLLLDEPFAAIDAKVRQELRNWLRKTIDKVGITSIFVTHDQDEAIEVADEIIVTNKGRIEQVGSPKEIYSNPKTAFVAKFMGNPIELESINKFKGFEHLENNSKAIIRAENVTIIKNGEQFRYSASTEKGVVEYTLFRGKEVEVGVRVNGILIKGNRKVEEPVVTVNEDVNVYIYRAFVFDGDEKVKIVENANTRNQNDVVI from the coding sequence ATGTATGTTGAATTAAAAAATGTGAATAAGATGTACAATGACTACAAAGCGTCAAATGACATCAATTTAGGAATAAAAAAAGGGAAATTAGTGGCATTGTTAGGACCTTCTGGAAGTGGAAAATCCACGATTTTAAGAATGATTGCGGGGCTTGAAACACCTGATTCGGGAGAGATAATCATTGACAAAAAAGTTGTAAATGATATTTTGCCAAGCAAGAGAGGAATTGGCTTTGTGTTTCAAAATTATGCACTTTTTCGGTATATGACTGTTTTTGATAACATTGCATTTGGATTAAAAATTATGAAAGAGAAAAAAAGTGTCATAAAAGAGAGAGTTGAAAAACTTATGAAACTTGTAAATATCGAAAATTTGGGAGATCGTTATCCAAATCAGCTATCTGGTGGACAAAGACAAAGAGTGGCTTTTGCAAGGGCATTAGCACCAAATCCAGAACTTCTTTTGTTAGATGAGCCTTTTGCTGCAATTGATGCCAAAGTTAGACAGGAACTTAGAAACTGGCTTCGCAAAACTATTGACAAAGTTGGAATTACGAGTATTTTTGTGACGCACGACCAAGATGAAGCGATAGAAGTTGCCGATGAAATAATTGTTACAAATAAAGGGAGAATTGAGCAAGTGGGTTCTCCCAAAGAAATTTACAGTAATCCAAAAACTGCATTTGTGGCAAAATTTATGGGAAATCCAATTGAGCTTGAGAGTATAAATAAATTTAAAGGATTTGAACATTTGGAAAATAATTCAAAAGCGATAATTAGAGCGGAAAATGTTACGATCATAAAAAATGGGGAACAGTTTAGATATTCGGCTTCGACTGAAAAAGGGGTTGTGGAATATACACTTTTTCGTGGAAAAGAAGTAGAAGTTGGGGTCAGAGTTAATGGCATTTTGATAAAAGGGAATAGAAAAGTTGAAGAACCAGTGGTTACAGTTAATGAAGATGTAAACGTGTATATTTATCGTGCTTTTGTTTTTGATGGCGACGAAAAAGTGAAAATTGTGGAAAATGCAAATACTCGAAATCAGAATGATGTTGTAATTTAA
- a CDS encoding nitrite/sulfite reductase, producing the protein MKLNDFKEVENYQKEREIKELDFILNLTQESFVDKEKEKEWNKLRTSFALYTEGRIKGTYMTRPRFFESKIDIEDFEYLLDVVQKYCDGRLHLTTRQDFQLHGMKKENLPKVLEIISKRGFFTKATCGDSTRAVITPETTGFEEEVFDVSPHARIVTDYILNGREFMHLPRKYKIAFSNKEANSLYVKINDIGFQAVIKDGKKGFRVYVGGGIGPISTNAIVLREFIEEDEFLYYIHAIRNLFNDHGNRKIRARARLRYILLNLGEEKFLELCNEYISNFYAEKGDSLKIYTRKLLEEREILDKEKRAKRIEIFSSEENTDESIKNDEFLKNEKNIVAGKYKGEYGYYLRPARGNIYKEDGEKLIEFVKNLDYKVELKLTSFQSILVRGLKKEDVLKLKEIMSEYYGGNEFYSSYSCIGSTTCNVGILDTPPILDYIFEFFDNDEKRELTNYLPQIKVTGCPNSCATPQIARLGFSGRRKKDGEYFAIYARGEFSGKTVKLNENLGEIKANKIPYFLEDIANILKNENIEFEKFANEDRFLGLIEDYKEIEVENVDFNEFRKIDAEKAW; encoded by the coding sequence ATGAAATTGAATGATTTTAAGGAAGTTGAAAATTATCAAAAAGAGAGGGAAATTAAAGAGTTGGATTTTATTTTAAATCTGACTCAGGAATCTTTTGTGGACAAGGAAAAAGAAAAGGAGTGGAATAAGCTTAGGACTTCGTTTGCACTTTATACCGAAGGTAGAATTAAAGGGACTTATATGACAAGACCTCGTTTTTTTGAAAGTAAAATAGACATTGAAGATTTTGAGTATTTGCTTGATGTTGTGCAAAAATATTGTGATGGTAGACTTCATCTTACGACTAGACAAGATTTTCAGTTACACGGAATGAAAAAAGAAAATTTACCCAAAGTTTTGGAAATTATTTCAAAAAGAGGTTTTTTTACAAAAGCAACTTGTGGAGATTCAACCAGAGCTGTAATTACTCCTGAGACAACTGGATTTGAAGAAGAAGTTTTCGATGTTTCGCCTCATGCGAGAATTGTTACAGACTATATTTTAAATGGTCGTGAATTTATGCATTTGCCAAGAAAATATAAAATTGCTTTTTCAAATAAAGAAGCAAATTCACTTTATGTGAAAATAAATGACATTGGATTTCAAGCGGTTATTAAAGACGGGAAAAAAGGATTTCGAGTGTATGTCGGCGGAGGAATTGGACCGATTTCAACTAATGCGATTGTTTTAAGAGAATTTATTGAAGAAGACGAATTTTTGTATTACATTCACGCAATTAGAAATTTGTTTAATGATCATGGAAATCGTAAAATTCGTGCTAGAGCAAGACTTCGTTATATTTTGCTAAATTTGGGAGAAGAAAAATTCTTGGAATTGTGTAACGAATATATTTCTAATTTTTATGCAGAAAAAGGAGACAGCCTTAAAATTTATACGAGAAAATTACTTGAAGAAAGAGAAATTTTGGATAAAGAAAAGAGAGCAAAAAGAATAGAAATATTTTCTAGCGAAGAAAATACAGATGAAAGTATTAAAAACGATGAATTTTTGAAAAATGAAAAAAATATCGTGGCAGGAAAGTATAAAGGAGAATACGGATATTATTTAAGACCTGCGAGAGGAAATATTTATAAGGAAGATGGAGAAAAATTAATTGAATTTGTAAAAAATTTGGATTACAAAGTTGAATTGAAACTTACAAGTTTTCAAAGTATTTTAGTTCGTGGACTAAAAAAAGAAGATGTACTAAAACTAAAAGAAATTATGAGCGAATATTACGGAGGAAATGAATTTTACAGTTCATATTCTTGTATTGGTAGTACAACTTGTAATGTTGGAATTTTGGATACTCCGCCAATTTTGGACTACATTTTTGAATTTTTTGACAATGATGAAAAAAGAGAGCTTACAAATTATTTGCCACAAATAAAAGTTACTGGATGTCCAAATTCTTGTGCAACTCCACAAATTGCCAGACTTGGTTTTAGTGGAAGAAGAAAAAAAGACGGAGAATATTTTGCAATTTATGCAAGGGGAGAATTTAGCGGAAAAACTGTTAAACTTAATGAAAATTTGGGAGAAATAAAAGCAAATAAAATACCATATTTTCTTGAAGATATTGCAAATATTTTAAAAAATGAAAACATTGAATTTGAAAAATTTGCAAATGAAGATAGATTTCTTGGATTGATTGAAGATTATAAGGAAATTGAAGTAGAAAATGTTGATTTTAATGAATTTCGTAAAATTGATGCCGAAAAGGCTTGGTAG
- a CDS encoding sulfate ABC transporter substrate-binding protein, whose translation MGIKNFKIPIILIFAAIILYTIGIVRQNAKIKNKKSQIEITNVSYDPTRELYEKYNKEFSKYYKKTYGKDVNIVQSHGGSGSQARSVIEGLDADVVTLALENDVSLLEKVDLLKKNWINNFPGNSSPYTSTIVFLVRRKNPKNIKDWEDLTKNGVKVITPDPKSSGGACWNFLAAWSYGIKKFGNNENKIIEFVKKFYKNVAVMDSGARAATTTFVENGQGDVLISWENEALATVKEYPNDFEIVYPTVSILAQPTVAVVDKIAKKNGNFQISQKYLEYLYSDKAQNIIAQSGYRPYNKEILEKYKDKFNLNVKLTTIKDFGGWKKVYEKFFEEGKIFDKIMEN comes from the coding sequence ATGGGAATAAAAAATTTTAAAATACCAATAATTCTTATTTTTGCAGCAATAATTTTATATACAATTGGAATTGTAAGACAAAATGCTAAAATTAAAAATAAAAAATCTCAAATAGAAATTACAAATGTATCCTATGATCCAACTCGTGAATTATACGAAAAATATAATAAGGAATTTTCAAAATATTATAAAAAGACATATGGAAAAGATGTAAACATTGTGCAATCTCACGGTGGATCGGGTTCTCAAGCTCGTTCTGTAATAGAAGGCCTTGATGCGGATGTCGTAACTTTGGCGCTAGAAAATGATGTTTCGCTTTTGGAAAAAGTTGATTTGTTGAAAAAAAACTGGATAAATAATTTTCCAGGAAATTCTTCGCCATACACTTCGACAATTGTGTTTCTCGTTCGACGTAAAAATCCTAAAAATATAAAAGATTGGGAAGATTTGACAAAAAATGGAGTAAAAGTGATAACTCCAGATCCAAAAAGCAGCGGAGGGGCCTGTTGGAATTTTTTAGCGGCTTGGTCTTATGGAATAAAAAAATTTGGAAATAATGAGAATAAAATCATTGAATTTGTGAAAAAATTTTATAAAAATGTAGCGGTTATGGATTCTGGGGCTAGAGCTGCAACTACGACTTTTGTGGAAAATGGACAAGGAGATGTGCTTATTTCTTGGGAAAATGAAGCACTTGCAACAGTGAAGGAATATCCAAATGATTTTGAGATTGTTTATCCGACTGTGAGTATTTTAGCTCAGCCGACAGTTGCTGTAGTGGATAAGATTGCAAAGAAAAATGGAAATTTTCAAATTAGCCAAAAATATTTGGAGTATTTGTATTCGGATAAAGCTCAAAATATTATAGCACAAAGCGGATATAGACCGTATAATAAAGAAATACTTGAGAAATATAAGGATAAATTTAATTTGAATGTGAAACTAACAACAATAAAAGATTTTGGTGGATGGAAAAAAGTTTATGAGAAATTTTTTGAGGAAGGTAAAATTTTTGACAAAATTATGGAAAATTAA
- a CDS encoding 4Fe-4S dicluster domain-containing protein: MSIVIDPLKCIGCTKCTQVCPGTLIEMTDLKMDRKKAVMKYPKDCWGCVSCVKECPVQAISFFLGADIGGNGSTMVTKEKGDILSWIIEKRDGTTQVIDINRKDANKY; the protein is encoded by the coding sequence ATGAGCATAGTAATTGATCCATTAAAATGTATAGGATGCACAAAATGCACACAAGTCTGTCCAGGAACTTTGATAGAAATGACTGATTTAAAAATGGACAGGAAAAAAGCGGTTATGAAATATCCAAAAGACTGCTGGGGCTGCGTTTCATGCGTAAAAGAATGTCCAGTACAAGCAATTTCATTTTTTTTAGGAGCTGATATCGGAGGAAATGGAAGTACAATGGTAACAAAGGAAAAAGGCGATATTTTGAGCTGGATAATCGAAAAAAGAGACGGTACAACTCAAGTGATTGACATCAATAGAAAAGATGCAAATAAATATTAG
- the cysT gene encoding sulfate ABC transporter permease subunit CysT, with product MLLKLKKSFFAKKSAKATIPGFNLSLGITLAMLSVLVLIPLVSILIYSFKLSPSQFWKLILQKSVVYALFTSISLSFLAAVVNCIFGLILAWVLVKYDFFGKRFLDGLLELPFALPTAVAGITLAKMYSDTGMVGKYFAKFGIKISYTHIGIVIALIFVGIPFVVRSVQPILEKLDGQYEEAAYILGANKATTFFKVIFPEIKPALLTGFGLAFSRGIGEYGSVIYISGNSFKEHTQVISYVIMQKLNYVDYPSATAIALLMLVISFALLFLINMVQMKQFKRTNNI from the coding sequence ATGTTATTAAAATTAAAGAAAAGTTTTTTTGCAAAAAAAAGTGCCAAAGCAACAATTCCCGGATTTAATTTATCGCTTGGAATAACACTTGCGATGCTTTCAGTTTTGGTCTTAATCCCACTTGTTTCCATACTGATTTATTCGTTTAAATTGTCGCCAAGTCAGTTTTGGAAGTTAATTTTACAAAAATCAGTTGTTTATGCTTTATTTACAAGTATTTCACTTTCTTTTTTAGCAGCGGTTGTAAACTGTATTTTTGGATTAATTTTAGCTTGGGTTCTTGTAAAATATGATTTTTTTGGAAAAAGATTTTTAGATGGACTCCTAGAACTTCCTTTTGCGCTTCCAACAGCTGTTGCAGGAATAACTCTTGCAAAAATGTATTCAGATACGGGAATGGTTGGAAAATATTTTGCAAAATTCGGAATAAAGATTTCGTACACTCATATAGGGATTGTTATAGCCTTGATATTTGTTGGAATTCCTTTTGTTGTGAGAAGTGTCCAGCCAATTTTGGAAAAGCTGGACGGTCAGTATGAAGAAGCTGCATATATTTTGGGCGCAAATAAAGCTACGACTTTTTTTAAAGTAATTTTTCCTGAGATAAAACCTGCGCTTCTCACAGGATTTGGATTGGCTTTTTCAAGGGGAATTGGTGAATATGGAAGCGTAATTTATATTTCTGGAAACAGTTTCAAAGAACATACGCAAGTTATCTCATATGTGATTATGCAAAAATTAAATTATGTGGATTATCCATCAGCAACGGCAATAGCTTTACTTATGTTAGTAATTTCTTTTGCTTTACTATTTTTAATAAATATGGTGCAAATGAAACAATTTAAAAGAACAAATAATATTTAA
- the cysD gene encoding sulfate adenylyltransferase subunit CysD has translation MKELSHLDELEAEAIYIIREVAAECENPVMLYSIGKDSSVMLHLAMKAFYPEKPPFPFLHVNTTWKFREMIEFRDRRAKELGIEMLEYINPEGVEKNINPFDHGSSFTDIMKTQALKQALNKYGFTAAFGGGRRDEEKSRAKERIFSFRNSNQAWDPKNQRPEMWKLYNTEINKGESIRVFPISNWTEKDIWEYIKRENIPIVSLYSAKKRPVVKRGTNLIMVDDERMRLNDGEVPEMKMVRFRTLGDYPLSGAVESNAVTLEEIIDETLSSVESERTSRVIDSDNGTGSMEKRKREGYF, from the coding sequence ATGAAAGAATTATCTCATTTAGATGAATTAGAAGCAGAAGCGATATATATCATAAGAGAAGTAGCGGCAGAATGTGAAAATCCAGTTATGCTTTACTCAATTGGAAAAGACAGTTCTGTTATGTTGCATTTGGCAATGAAGGCATTTTATCCAGAAAAACCGCCATTTCCATTTTTACATGTAAACACGACTTGGAAATTTCGAGAGATGATAGAGTTTCGAGATAGGAGGGCAAAAGAGTTGGGGATTGAGATGCTTGAATACATTAATCCTGAAGGAGTTGAAAAAAATATCAATCCTTTTGACCACGGTTCGTCTTTTACGGATATAATGAAAACTCAGGCGTTAAAACAAGCGCTTAATAAATATGGATTTACTGCCGCATTTGGTGGTGGAAGAAGAGATGAAGAAAAGAGTCGTGCAAAAGAGAGAATTTTTTCATTTAGAAATTCAAATCAGGCTTGGGATCCAAAAAATCAAAGACCTGAGATGTGGAAACTTTACAATACGGAAATAAATAAAGGAGAAAGTATCCGTGTTTTTCCAATTTCAAATTGGACTGAAAAAGACATTTGGGAATACATAAAAAGAGAAAATATACCGATAGTTTCGCTTTATTCAGCAAAGAAAAGACCTGTTGTAAAAAGAGGAACAAATTTAATTATGGTGGATGACGAACGTATGAGATTAAATGACGGAGAAGTTCCTGAAATGAAAATGGTGAGATTTAGAACACTTGGAGATTACCCACTTTCAGGTGCTGTTGAATCAAATGCTGTAACTTTGGAAGAAATAATAGATGAAACATTAAGTTCGGTGGAATCAGAGCGTACAAGCCGTGTCATTGACAGTGATAACGGTACTGGAAGCATGGAAAAAAGAAAAAGGGAGGGGTATTTTTAA
- a CDS encoding sulfate ABC transporter permease — protein sequence MTKKENNIIKYVLITISFLFVFTMLLLPLASIILNSLQKGWKFYFSSITDKNVLSALKVTIIATVSAVLVNTVFGIAVAWLITKFSFRGKNILATLIDIPFSISPVIAGLAFITTFGRMGWANAIIEKINQFFVLDIKIVFAIPGVILATIFVTFPFIAREIISILNVQGKSEEEAAALMGASGFTIFRKITFPQIKWGLFYGIILCTARALGEFGAVNALSKVRGKTFTLPLEIDALYLSGASDAVTSAFAVSSVLVLISIVILIIKNIVEHKSEKI from the coding sequence ATGACGAAAAAAGAAAATAATATAATAAAATATGTTCTTATCACAATAAGTTTTTTATTTGTATTTACAATGCTTTTGCTGCCACTCGCTTCAATAATTCTAAATTCACTTCAAAAAGGCTGGAAGTTTTATTTTAGCAGCATAACGGACAAAAATGTCTTATCGGCGCTAAAAGTTACAATAATTGCTACAGTTTCAGCAGTTTTAGTAAATACTGTCTTTGGAATAGCAGTTGCGTGGCTAATAACAAAATTTTCTTTTCGTGGAAAAAATATTCTTGCAACATTAATTGACATTCCTTTTTCAATTTCTCCCGTGATAGCAGGGCTTGCTTTTATTACGACCTTTGGTCGAATGGGCTGGGCAAATGCAATTATTGAAAAAATAAATCAGTTTTTTGTCTTGGATATAAAAATTGTATTTGCAATCCCAGGAGTAATTCTTGCTACAATCTTTGTCACATTTCCGTTTATTGCAAGAGAAATAATTTCAATTTTGAATGTGCAGGGAAAATCTGAAGAAGAAGCGGCGGCATTGATGGGAGCGAGTGGTTTTACAATTTTCAGAAAAATAACTTTTCCACAGATAAAATGGGGGCTTTTTTATGGGATAATACTTTGTACGGCAAGAGCTTTGGGAGAATTTGGCGCGGTAAATGCTCTGTCAAAAGTGAGAGGAAAAACATTTACATTGCCGCTTGAAATTGATGCGCTTTATTTATCTGGCGCATCAGACGCAGTAACTTCAGCATTTGCTGTATCATCAGTGCTGGTTTTAATTTCAATTGTTATACTTATAATAAAAAATATTGTGGAACATAAGTCAGAAAAAATTTAA
- a CDS encoding sulfate adenylyltransferase subunit 1, with translation MAKLLKFITCGSVDDGKSTLIGNILYNSKLLYADQEEALILDSKVGSRGGAIDYSLLLDGLIAEREQGITIDVAYRYFTTDKRSFIVADTPGHEEYTRNMAVGASFAQVAILLLDATKGVLIQTRRHARICSLVGIKYFVFAVNKMDLANYSKEKFDKIVAQIDELARELNLENIKIIPVSATEGDNVTTKSQNMEWYKGESVLEYLETVDVTSEDKNSSFYVPIQRVCRPNHKFRGFQGQIESGEVKVGQTVTVLPSNETAVVKSILNGDKTVDSAFVGQAVTIQLDREVDVSRGSVITDNNELFAAKNISATLLWTDDNKLTVGKEYLAKIGTKKIPAIIKKVEYQIDVNTGEKIKADSITKNEIALCEIAFSDKVIVDKFKKNKILGELILIDRLSHQTAAAGVVENVKVSEEIPYFQKDDIVIKNGYIFEEMYFDLKNARLSKSEENKKTYFVDDKITGKGDSFEYPEYFDIISVEDGAAVLVRNYKIFDIIKLSDYHYTGLPLVDTGGCALNINKKQGMQDFLEDWQKNKNISEIHNKWAKFETYRRVVSTDYSYVI, from the coding sequence ATGGCAAAATTATTAAAATTTATAACTTGCGGAAGTGTGGATGACGGAAAATCCACTTTAATTGGAAATATTTTATACAACTCCAAATTACTTTATGCGGATCAGGAAGAAGCGCTTATTTTGGACAGTAAAGTTGGTTCAAGAGGCGGCGCAATTGATTATTCATTGCTTTTAGACGGACTTATTGCAGAAAGAGAGCAAGGGATAACGATAGATGTGGCTTATCGTTATTTTACGACAGATAAGAGAAGTTTTATCGTGGCAGATACTCCTGGTCATGAGGAATATACTAGAAATATGGCTGTTGGAGCATCTTTTGCACAAGTTGCAATTTTACTTTTAGATGCCACAAAAGGAGTTTTAATTCAAACTAGAAGACACGCTAGAATTTGTTCTTTAGTTGGAATTAAATATTTTGTTTTTGCAGTAAATAAAATGGATTTGGCAAATTATAGCAAAGAAAAATTTGACAAAATTGTGGCACAGATTGATGAGCTTGCAAGAGAACTTAATTTAGAAAATATTAAAATTATACCTGTGAGTGCAACTGAAGGGGATAATGTTACAACGAAATCCCAAAATATGGAATGGTACAAAGGTGAGAGTGTTCTTGAATATTTAGAAACAGTCGATGTTACAAGCGAAGATAAAAATTCATCTTTTTATGTGCCAATCCAAAGAGTTTGCCGACCAAATCATAAGTTTAGAGGATTTCAAGGGCAAATTGAGAGCGGTGAAGTGAAAGTTGGACAAACTGTAACTGTGCTGCCAAGTAATGAAACTGCCGTTGTAAAATCAATTTTGAATGGAGATAAAACTGTAGATAGCGCTTTTGTAGGACAAGCGGTAACTATTCAGCTGGATAGGGAAGTTGATGTGAGCCGTGGTTCAGTTATAACTGATAATAATGAACTTTTTGCAGCAAAAAATATAAGTGCGACGTTGCTTTGGACGGACGACAACAAATTGACAGTTGGAAAAGAGTATTTGGCAAAAATTGGAACTAAAAAAATTCCTGCGATAATTAAAAAAGTTGAATATCAAATTGATGTAAATACTGGAGAAAAGATAAAAGCAGATTCGATAACTAAAAATGAAATTGCACTTTGTGAAATAGCATTTTCAGATAAAGTAATAGTTGATAAATTTAAGAAAAATAAGATTTTGGGGGAACTTATCTTAATTGATAGATTGTCACATCAGACGGCTGCCGCTGGAGTTGTGGAAAATGTGAAAGTTAGCGAAGAAATACCGTATTTTCAAAAAGATGACATAGTTATAAAAAATGGTTATATTTTTGAAGAAATGTATTTTGACTTAAAAAACGCAAGACTTTCTAAATCTGAAGAAAATAAAAAAACTTATTTTGTGGATGACAAAATTACTGGAAAAGGGGATAGTTTTGAATATCCAGAATATTTTGACATTATTTCAGTTGAAGATGGAGCAGCAGTGCTTGTGAGAAATTATAAAATTTTTGATATAATTAAACTTTCTGATTATCATTACACAGGACTTCCGCTTGTTGATACGGGAGGATGTGCACTAAATATCAATAAAAAACAGGGTATGCAAGACTTTTTAGAAGACTGGCAAAAAAATAAAAATATTTCTGAAATTCATAATAAATGGGCAAAATTTGAAACTTATAGAAGAGTTGTGAGCACCGATTACTCTTATGTGATATAG
- a CDS encoding adenylyl-sulfate reductase subunit alpha: MLKVKELETDVLIIGGGTAGCYAAVTISKNSNLSVLVVEKANIKRSGCLAAGINAINAYNVKGRVPQDYVDYTIKDANGIVRKDLVLTAANRFNEITAEVEKLGLVILKDENGEYVNRGNRNIKINGENFKPILANAVKKSKNVKVLNTVNITDLITENGKIKGAVGFSIKEKVAYKILAKKVIVATGGASGLYKPNNPGFSRHKMWYPPFNTGAGYAMGIKAGAEMTTFEMRFIALRCKDTIAPTGTIAQGVGAKQVNSRGFVYEDKYGITTSERVYGTVKENQLGNGPCYLKTSGITDEESESLLKAYLNMAPSQTLKWIESGKNPNEQDVEIQGTEPYIVGGHTASGFWINTNRETTVKGLYAAGDVAGGFPQKYVTGALAEGEIAALDVISKIKLENRKNEKNKENQNFSEQSEKIIKEYENILNFEKNKTNEFSIEDLEEGMQKVMDEYAGGISTNYQFNEKQLKLADEKISQLIELSKGVKAEDMHDLMFAYELKDRLLVCKSLIAHLLYRKETRWHTFNENLDHPKTDEKFFKYVNSKLINDKLEVFTREIVKEDFYEHSN, encoded by the coding sequence GTGCTAAAAGTAAAAGAACTTGAAACGGATGTGCTAATTATTGGAGGTGGAACAGCTGGTTGCTATGCGGCTGTAACAATTAGCAAAAACTCTAATTTATCAGTACTTGTCGTGGAAAAAGCTAACATTAAGAGAAGTGGCTGTCTTGCAGCTGGAATCAATGCCATTAATGCGTATAATGTGAAAGGAAGAGTTCCGCAAGATTATGTAGATTACACGATAAAAGATGCAAATGGAATTGTGAGAAAAGATTTGGTTTTAACCGCTGCAAATAGATTTAACGAAATTACGGCTGAGGTTGAAAAATTAGGACTTGTAATTTTGAAAGATGAAAATGGGGAATATGTCAACCGTGGAAATAGAAATATTAAAATAAATGGAGAAAATTTTAAACCGATACTTGCCAATGCTGTGAAAAAGTCTAAAAATGTGAAAGTGTTAAATACTGTAAATATAACAGACTTAATCACAGAAAATGGCAAAATTAAAGGAGCGGTAGGTTTTTCCATAAAAGAAAAGGTAGCTTATAAAATTTTAGCAAAAAAAGTGATTGTTGCGACAGGAGGGGCCTCTGGACTTTATAAACCAAATAATCCTGGCTTTTCCAGACATAAAATGTGGTATCCACCATTTAATACAGGTGCGGGGTATGCGATGGGAATAAAAGCTGGAGCAGAGATGACAACTTTTGAGATGAGGTTTATCGCGCTTAGATGTAAAGACACGATTGCACCAACTGGAACGATTGCACAGGGAGTTGGAGCAAAACAAGTAAATTCAAGAGGTTTTGTGTATGAAGATAAATATGGGATTACAACAAGTGAGAGGGTTTATGGGACAGTTAAGGAAAATCAGCTGGGAAATGGTCCATGTTATTTAAAGACGAGTGGAATTACTGACGAAGAGAGTGAAAGTTTGTTAAAAGCGTATTTAAATATGGCGCCAAGTCAGACGCTTAAATGGATAGAGAGTGGAAAAAATCCAAATGAGCAGGATGTGGAAATTCAAGGAACAGAGCCTTACATAGTTGGAGGACACACAGCAAGTGGTTTTTGGATAAATACGAATAGAGAGACAACTGTAAAAGGACTTTATGCAGCAGGAGATGTAGCTGGTGGTTTTCCACAAAAATATGTCACAGGAGCGTTGGCAGAAGGGGAAATCGCTGCACTTGACGTAATTTCAAAAATAAAATTGGAAAATAGAAAAAATGAAAAAAATAAAGAAAATCAAAATTTTTCTGAACAATCTGAAAAAATAATAAAAGAATATGAAAATATTTTAAATTTTGAGAAAAATAAGACAAATGAATTTTCAATAGAAGATTTGGAAGAGGGAATGCAAAAGGTGATGGACGAATACGCTGGAGGAATTTCTACGAATTATCAGTTTAATGAAAAACAGTTAAAATTGGCAGATGAAAAAATTTCTCAGCTAATCGAACTTTCAAAAGGTGTAAAAGCGGAAGATATGCATGATTTGATGTTTGCATATGAATTAAAAGATAGACTTTTAGTTTGTAAATCGTTAATTGCACATTTGCTTTACCGAAAAGAGACGAGATGGCATACATTTAATGAAAATTTGGATCATCCAAAAACGGACGAGAAATTTTTTAAGTATGTTAATTCAAAATTGATAAATGATAAGTTGGAAGTTTTTACAAGAGAAATAGTGAAGGAGGATTTCTATGAGCATAGTAATTGA